The Clostridium sporogenes genome contains a region encoding:
- a CDS encoding flavodoxin family protein yields the protein MKVLLINGSPKVKGCTYTALCEVAKELEKQNIETEIFHIGNKPIRGCMACGGCSRNEASKCVFDDDTVNIALEKAKETDGFIFGSPVHYAASSGQITSFLDRFFYAGDSFQYKPGAAIVSCRRGGSTAAFDQLNKYFTISNMPIVSSQYWNMVHGNTPEEVKQDLEGMQTMRLLGKNMAWLLKSIDAGKEAGVALPEKEPRAWTNFIR from the coding sequence ATGAAAGTATTACTTATTAATGGAAGTCCTAAGGTTAAAGGATGTACCTATACTGCCTTATGCGAAGTAGCAAAGGAACTGGAAAAACAAAATATTGAAACAGAAATTTTTCATATTGGAAACAAGCCTATTCGCGGTTGCATGGCTTGCGGAGGTTGTTCTAGAAATGAGGCTAGCAAGTGCGTATTTGACGATGATACTGTAAATATAGCCCTTGAAAAAGCTAAAGAAACCGATGGTTTTATCTTTGGTTCCCCTGTACATTATGCTGCTTCCTCTGGCCAAATAACATCTTTTTTAGATAGATTCTTTTATGCAGGAGATAGCTTTCAGTATAAACCTGGTGCCGCTATTGTAAGCTGTCGCCGCGGTGGTTCAACTGCAGCCTTTGATCAGTTAAATAAATATTTTACTATTTCAAACATGCCTATTGTATCTTCTCAATATTGGAATATGGTTCATGGAAATACTCCTGAAGAAGTAAAACAAGATTTAGAAGGAATGCAAACAATGAGATTATTAGGTAAAAATATGGCCTGGCTTTTGAAAAGTATAGATGCTGGTAAAGAAGCAGGAGTTGCACTCCCAGAAAAAGAACCAAGAGCATGGACCAATTTTATACGTTAA
- a CDS encoding MerR family transcriptional regulator: MQEKYFTTGEFAKMCNVEKHVLFHYDDIGLFRPAIIKKNGYRYYSYHQYFTFSVILNLKKIGMSLKDIKIYLEHRNPSMFLDLLEEKSKEVAEKIKYFEDIQEMIESMKAMTTEGINSHNNIYLEYLPKETILPSNNMENSSNKTFANYMQEYIKFCQDLGIAVQESVGGIISVKNLRKNKSTNLSYLYIKTKSFLPGKTVIRKPGIYLCGYFEGTYDDLCHAYEKMLNYADENGISLGDYSFEEYLISDISQKEQKHYITKLMIETLENDLT; encoded by the coding sequence ATGCAAGAAAAATATTTTACCACTGGAGAATTCGCTAAGATGTGTAATGTTGAAAAACATGTTCTTTTTCACTATGATGACATCGGCCTATTCCGACCGGCAATAATTAAGAAAAATGGTTACCGTTATTACTCTTATCATCAGTATTTTACATTCTCTGTTATATTGAACCTAAAAAAAATTGGAATGTCTTTAAAGGACATAAAAATCTATCTTGAGCATCGCAATCCGTCCATGTTTTTAGATTTATTAGAAGAAAAAAGTAAAGAGGTGGCTGAAAAAATAAAATATTTTGAAGATATACAGGAAATGATTGAAAGCATGAAAGCCATGACCACAGAAGGTATAAATAGCCACAATAACATTTACTTAGAATACTTACCTAAGGAGACCATTCTCCCATCAAATAATATGGAGAATTCATCAAATAAAACCTTTGCCAACTATATGCAAGAGTATATTAAATTCTGTCAAGATCTAGGAATTGCAGTTCAGGAATCTGTAGGTGGCATCATATCAGTTAAAAACTTAAGAAAGAATAAATCCACAAATCTTTCTTATCTGTATATCAAAACAAAATCCTTTCTACCAGGTAAAACAGTAATTCGAAAACCAGGAATCTATCTATGTGGATACTTTGAAGGTACATATGATGACTTATGCCATGCTTATGAGAAAATGCTAAATTATGCGGATGAGAATGGAATTTCTTTAGGAGATTACTCTTTTGAGGAGTACCTAATTTCTGATATTTCCCAAAAAGAACAAAAACATTATATTACAAAACTAATGATAGAAACTTTAGAAAATGACTTAACATAG